From the Manihot esculenta cultivar AM560-2 chromosome 3, M.esculenta_v8, whole genome shotgun sequence genome, one window contains:
- the LOC110611389 gene encoding casein kinase 1-like protein 10 — MDHVIGGKFRLGRKIGSGSFGELYLGINVQTGDEVAIKLESAKTKHPQLHYESKLYMLLQGGTGIPHLKWFGVEGDHNVMVIDLLGPSLEDLFNYCNRKFSLKTVLMLADQLINRVEYMHSRGFLHRDIKPDNFLMGLGRKANQVYIIDYGLAKKYKDLQTHKHIPYRENKNLTGTARYASVNTHLGVEQSRRDDLESLGYVLMYFLRGSLPWQGLKAGTKKQKYDKISEKKMLTPVEILCKNYPSEFTSYFHYCRSLRFDDAPDYSYLKRLFRDLFIREGYQFDYVFDWTILKYPQIGSSSRARPSSKAAINPGPSAERVERPSVGQEIRDRFSGAVEAFARRNGSGHALHGDQSRYRSIDDVPSSKDVHTDSERPRSSSRNGSTSKRAVVSSSRPSSSGEPSENRSSRLLSSSGRLSTTHRVQPGFESKSSSFSRATATRGGRDDTLRSFELLSIGTGKRK; from the exons ATGGATCATGTTATTGGTGGCAAGTTTAGGCTTGGACGGAAGATCGGTAGCGGATCCTTTGGTGAACTTTATTTGG GCATCAACGTGCAAACTGGAGATGAAGTGGCTATTAAGTTG GAATCTGCAAAGACAAAGCACCCTCAGCTTCACTATGAGTCAAAGCTCTATATGCTTCTTCAAGGAGGAA CGGGTATTCCTCATCTGAAATGGTTTGGAGTCGAGGGTGATCACAATGTCATGGTCATTGACCTTCTTGGACCAAGCTTAGAAGACTTGTTTAATTATTGCAATCGGAAGTTTTCCTTGAAAACGGTTTTGATGCTTGCTGATCAATTA ATAAACAGGGTTGAATATATGCACTCTCGTGGTTTTCTTCACCGTGATATAAAGCCTGACAACTTTTTAATGGGGTTAGGGCGTAAAGCAAATCAG GTCTATATCATTGATTATGGCCTTGCAAAAAAGTACAAGGATCTTCAAACGCACAAGCATATACCATATAG GGAAAACAAAAATCTCACAGGCACAGCTCGCTATGCTAGTGTTAATACACATCTTGGAGTTG AGCAAAGCAGAAGGGATGATCTGGAATCACTTGGCTATGTGCTTATGTATTTTCTGAGAGGAAG CCTTCCCTGGCAGGGCTTGAAAGCTGGTACCAAAAAGCAGAAATATGACAAGATCAGTGAAAAGAAGATGCTTACTCCAGTAGAG ATCCTTTGCAAAAACTATCCTTCAGAGTTCACATCATACTTCCATTATTGCCGATCACTGCGATTTGACGATGCACCAGATTACTCATATCTGAAGAGGCTCTTCAGGGACTTGTTTATTCGAGAAG GGTATCAGTTTGACTATGTCTTTGACTGGACTATATTGAAGTATCCTCAGATTGGCTCCAGTTCTAGAGCAAGG CCAAGCAGCAAAGCAGCCATAAATCCAGGTCCATCAGCAGAAAGAGTAGAACGACCATCAG TGGGCCAAGAGATCCGAGATAGGTTCTCAGGTGCAGTTGAGGCATTTGCCCGAAGAAATGGTTCTGGACATGCTTTGCATGGGGATCAGTCCCGATACAGGTCAATAGATGATGTGCCGTCTTCTAAGGATGTG CATACTGATTCTGAAAGGCCTCGATCATCATCTCGAAATGGCAGTACTTCAAAGAGGGCTGTTGTATCCAGCAGCCGGCCAAGCTCCTCTGGAGAACCTAGTGAGAATCGGTCAAGCCGGTTGCTCTCAAGCAGTGGTCGATTGTCCACAACCCACAGAGTGCAACCTGGGTTTGAGTCCAAATCATCTTCATTTAGTCGTGCTACAGCCACAAGAGGCGGTCGCGATGATACGCTTAGGAGCTTTGAGCTCCTGTCCATTGGCACAGGAAAACGGAAATAA
- the LOC110611345 gene encoding serine/threonine protein phosphatase 2A regulatory subunit B''beta produces the protein MVDMEGVVGDMASLDPDILQLPELSPFALKANPYLAEELFSQWLSLPDSSRLVKTLLADVKTGTPLNALGNSTSTNVMLTNSLPSMFAAGSTPPLSPRSSSGYPRLKQRTGPSSLGSSLKLASEPVREVIPQFYFQNGRPPTTGMKEQCLFEINQHFYGRLDGLQEHEFKSITKSFCKLPSFFSTALFRKIDTKGAGVVTRDQFIDYWMRGNFLTMDLPTRIYRVLKQPDQGYITQSDFKPVLREILATHPGLEFLQSTPEFQERYAETVIYRIFYYVNRSGTGQLTLRELKRGNLITAMQHLDEEDDINKILRYFSYEHFYVIYCKFWELDTDHDFSIDKENLIRYGNHALTYRIVDRIFSQGPRKFTSKVEGKMGYEDFVYFILAEEDKSSESSLEYWFKCIDMDGNGILTSNEMQFFYEEQLHRMECMAQEPVLFEDILCQIFDMIGPENEGYVTLRDVKSSKLSGHVFNILFNLNKFIAFESRDAFLIRQERENPTLTEWDRFAHREYIRLSMEEDVEDASNGSVDIWDEPFEAPF, from the exons ATGGTGGATATGGAAGGTGTGGTAGGTGACATGGCCTCGTTGGACCCGGATATTCTACAGCTACCTGAATTATCACCGTTCGCGCTGAAAGCCAATCCATATCTTGCTGAAGAACTCTTCTCGCAGTGGCTTTCccttcctgatagttccagattG GTGAAAACTTTGCTCGCGGATGTGAAGACAGGGACTCCCTTGAATGCCCTTGGGAATTCTACTAGCACGAATGTTATGCTGACCAATTCATTACCGTCTATGTTTGCTGCTGGCAGCACTCCACCACTTTCACCCCGTAGTTCATCTGGTTATCCACGTCTGAAACAGAGGACTGGTCCCTCGTCTTTGGGTTCTTCACTAAAACTAGCTAGTGAACCGGTACGAGAAGTCATACCTCAG ttttattttcaaaatggtCGTCCACCTACAACTGGAATGAAAGAACAATGCTTATTTGAAATTAATCAGCATTTTTATGGTCGCTTGGATGGACTGCAAGAACATG AGTTTAAGTCAATCACCAAGAGCTTTTGCAAGCTTCCATCTTTTTTCTCCACTGCTCTGTTTAGAAAGATTGACACTAAAGGTGCTGGCGTAGTGACAAG GGATCAGTTTATTGATTATTGGATGAGAGGCAACTTCTTGACCATGGATTTGCCGACCAGAATATATAGAGTTCTAAAGCAACCAGATCAGGGATACATTACTCAG AGTGATTTTAAACCTGTTTTACGAGAAATTTTGGCAACTCATCCCGGGTTGGAATTTTTGCAAAGCACCCCAGAATTTCAAGAAAGATATG CTGAGACGGTCATATACAGAATTTTTTACTATGTTAATAGATCTGGAACTGGCCAGCTTACTCTCAGGGAGTTGAAGCGTGGGAACCTAATCACTGCAATGCAGCATTTAGATGAGGAGGATGACATTAACAAAATTTTAAG GTACTTTTCTTACGAGCACTTCTATGTAATATACTGCAAATTTTGGGAGCTCGACACCGACCATGATTTTTCTATTGACAAAGAGAACCTTATCAGATATGGTAACCATGCTCTTACCTACCGGATTGTTGATAGAATTTTTTCTCAG GGACCCAGGAAATTTACTAGCAAGGTAGAAGGGAAGATGGGTTATGAAGATTTTGTTTACTTCATACTAGCGGAGGAGGATAAATCTTCTGAATCTAGCCTAGAGTACTG GTTCAAATGCATTGATATGGATGGCAATGGAATCCTCACATCAAACGAAATGCAGTTCTTTTATGAAGAGCAATTGCATCGGATGGAGTGCATGGCCCAGGAGCCTGTGCTCTTTGAAGATATATTATGTCAGATTTTTGACATGATTGGACCAGAG AATGAGGGCTATGTTACCCTACGTGACGTGAAAAGTTCCAAACTCTCGGGCCATGTATTCAACATTCTTTTCAATCTCAATAAGTTCATTGCTTTTGAAAGCCGTGATGCTTTCCTCATTCGTCAG GAACGTGAGAATCCAACTTTGACAGAGTGGGATCGTTTTGCACATAGAGAATATATAAGACTTTCTATGGAAGAAGATGTTGAAGATGCTTCAAATGGAAGTGTAGATATCTGGGATGAACCATTTGAGGCTCCCTTTTGA